Proteins encoded by one window of Chryseobacterium aquaeductus:
- a CDS encoding OmpP1/FadL family transporter yields MSISAAFFVQAQDISVIRNSIDVYSNTPMVGSSKFNAMVGSNGALGGDATSLLTNPAGIGVAIAGDVSGTLSITNNKNTASLAGSSLNYNINKVDLGNANGVATFQLMTETPWKFINIAANISTTSIENYVESPGNSNVSIAKNLVDQGGNNVAGNMAYLGHAYNRYGTQTKFNVGVGANYNNTLYFGASINMHGVDMEQYDSAVFGLDLDNSVTTFDKQYTPYSENSSGFSGSLGVIGKISNQVRLGASIETPTWWNIDRAYRDYYDGGDGIYYDNFVEDRSFRSPMKATLSGSFVPNKNFAINVDYTLGLTKPRYKVQGAAESELNSFFSDNYKNLSEIKVGAEYRIKALRLRGGYSYASSPFDTTTINAFSNAGSIGDNSYSNFILGDRNTIGAGIGYDFGKFYIDAAYQNVSSEYKNPFLAGYEFNNYNTGYYSGDFDVTSPTSVVSDVKNITNNFFLTVGWKF; encoded by the coding sequence ATGAGTATTTCTGCAGCATTTTTTGTGCAGGCTCAGGATATTTCCGTGATTAGAAATTCGATTGATGTATATTCTAATACTCCAATGGTTGGTTCGTCAAAATTTAATGCAATGGTTGGTTCCAATGGAGCACTGGGTGGAGACGCTACGTCGTTGCTGACAAACCCTGCGGGTATAGGAGTTGCAATTGCTGGCGATGTGTCCGGAACTTTATCCATCACAAATAATAAAAATACAGCTTCACTCGCTGGTTCTTCGCTCAATTACAATATCAATAAAGTTGATTTAGGGAATGCAAACGGTGTTGCGACCTTTCAGTTGATGACTGAGACACCTTGGAAATTCATCAATATTGCTGCTAATATTTCTACAACTTCTATTGAAAATTATGTAGAATCTCCAGGGAATTCAAATGTTTCTATTGCAAAAAACTTAGTTGATCAAGGCGGAAATAATGTAGCAGGTAATATGGCTTATCTAGGTCACGCTTACAACAGATACGGAACACAGACTAAATTTAATGTAGGTGTAGGTGCAAACTATAATAATACTTTATATTTCGGTGCGAGTATCAATATGCATGGTGTGGATATGGAACAGTACGACAGTGCAGTTTTCGGACTAGATTTAGACAACTCAGTAACCACATTCGACAAACAATACACTCCATATTCTGAAAACTCAAGTGGTTTCTCAGGAAGTTTGGGTGTGATTGGTAAAATAAGTAACCAAGTAAGGTTGGGTGCTTCCATTGAGACACCGACTTGGTGGAATATTGACAGAGCATACAGAGATTATTATGACGGTGGAGACGGAATTTACTACGATAATTTCGTCGAAGACAGATCTTTCAGATCTCCAATGAAGGCGACTTTAAGTGGTTCTTTTGTTCCTAATAAAAATTTCGCAATCAATGTTGATTATACTTTAGGCTTAACAAAACCTAGATATAAAGTGCAGGGAGCAGCAGAATCTGAACTTAACTCTTTTTTCAGCGATAACTACAAAAATTTATCCGAAATTAAAGTGGGTGCAGAATACAGAATTAAGGCTTTAAGATTAAGAGGAGGTTATTCTTATGCTTCAAGTCCTTTTGATACAACTACAATCAATGCTTTTTCTAATGCAGGAAGCATTGGAGACAATAGCTACAGTAATTTTATCTTGGGAGACAGAAATACTATCGGTGCAGGTATCGGATATGATTTTGGTAAATTCTACATTGATGCTGCATATCAAAATGTAAGCTCTGAATACAAAAATCCTTTCTTAGCAGGCTATGAATTTAATAATTACAATACAGGATATTATTCCGGAGATTTTGACGTTACGAGTCCTACCTCAGTAGTATCAGACGTTAAAAATATAACCAACAATTTCTTTCTTACTGTTGGTTGGAAATTCTAA
- a CDS encoding ZIP family metal transporter, producing the protein MIFILLILSVVAGVFLGKIFGKKEQFAKNLLVLSAGFLITICLNEVFPQVYASEVSESLGIFVIGGVLLQMILEALTKGFEHGHFHHHNESSNILPVALMVGLFIHAFIEGIPLANETDPFSPYLLGILFHNLPISFILGAFLFNRSVSKASYPSLLIVALFALASPMGMLLGNYFNPEWQPYFLAIVGGIFLHISSVIIFESNKNHNIDWKKIGLVVLGVSLALIMHLFHTHPHGHSH; encoded by the coding sequence ATGATTTTTATTTTATTGATTTTAAGCGTCGTTGCAGGCGTTTTTCTCGGAAAAATTTTTGGTAAGAAAGAGCAATTTGCAAAAAACTTATTGGTTTTAAGCGCGGGTTTTCTCATTACTATTTGTTTGAATGAAGTTTTCCCACAAGTTTACGCTTCGGAAGTAAGTGAAAGTTTAGGAATATTCGTCATTGGCGGAGTTCTTCTTCAAATGATTCTTGAAGCTTTAACCAAAGGTTTCGAACATGGGCATTTTCATCATCATAATGAAAGCAGTAATATTCTTCCTGTCGCATTGATGGTAGGATTGTTTATTCACGCATTCATCGAGGGAATTCCCTTGGCAAATGAAACCGACCCTTTTTCTCCTTATCTTTTAGGAATTCTTTTTCACAATCTTCCGATTTCTTTTATATTGGGAGCATTTTTATTCAACAGATCGGTTTCCAAAGCATCTTATCCTTCTTTATTGATTGTTGCATTGTTCGCTTTAGCTTCACCAATGGGAATGTTGCTTGGAAATTATTTCAATCCCGAATGGCAGCCATACTTCCTTGCGATTGTAGGTGGTATTTTCCTACATATTTCATCAGTGATTATTTTTGAAAGCAACAAAAATCATAACATCGACTGGAAAAAAATTGGTCTTGTTGTGTTGGGAGTTTCTTTAGCTCTAATCATGCATTTATTTCATACGCATCCTCACGGTCATTCACATTAA
- a CDS encoding class I SAM-dependent DNA methyltransferase codes for MEWFESWFDTPYYHLLYSNRDYTEAENFITKLTQELQLPQSSKIIDLACGKGRHSVFLNKLGYDVLGLDLSQQSIDFDKQFETSTSLSSSEPTLRFKVHDMRNPIDSEPVDAVFNLFTSFGYFDDEKDDRNVFKSVYNALKSEGFFVLDYLNEEYVTKNLVPETTIQRGGIDFHISKKIEGRHIIKDIRFEIDGEPKHFFEKVKLHTLETIENYASECGFERIKIWGDYQLNEFQKEISPRCINLFKKK; via the coding sequence ATGGAATGGTTTGAATCTTGGTTTGATACGCCTTATTATCATTTGCTTTACAGTAACAGAGATTATACGGAAGCAGAAAACTTCATCACAAAACTCACTCAGGAGCTTCAGCTACCTCAATCTTCAAAAATAATTGACCTTGCTTGCGGAAAAGGAAGACATTCGGTTTTTCTTAATAAACTGGGCTATGATGTTCTTGGGTTGGATCTTTCACAGCAAAGTATTGATTTTGATAAGCAGTTTGAAACTTCGACTTCGCTCAGTTCATCGGAGCCTACATTACGTTTCAAAGTTCACGACATGCGAAATCCAATAGATTCTGAACCAGTAGATGCCGTTTTTAATCTTTTTACAAGTTTCGGATATTTTGATGATGAAAAGGATGACAGGAATGTTTTTAAATCAGTGTACAATGCTCTGAAATCGGAAGGTTTTTTTGTTTTGGATTATCTGAATGAAGAATATGTGACGAAAAATTTAGTTCCGGAAACGACGATTCAGCGAGGAGGGATTGATTTTCATATTTCTAAGAAAATAGAAGGCAGACATATCATTAAAGATATTCGCTTTGAAATTGACGGAGAGCCTAAACATTTTTTTGAAAAAGTAAAACTACATACTTTAGAAACCATCGAAAACTACGCCTCAGAATGTGGTTTTGAGAGAATAAAAATTTGGGGAGATTATCAGCTGAATGAATTCCAGAAAGAAATTTCGCCACGTTGCATCAATTTATTTAAGAAAAAATAA
- a CDS encoding THUMP domain-containing class I SAM-dependent RNA methyltransferase translates to MDTENIKIQIKTFFGLETVLGEEIKKLGGRNVELKNRAVNCEGDLGFLYKINYSARTALKILVPIDEFKAYNETKYYDRLFKFEWDQFMDVNQTFAIDSTVNSERFSHSQFMTFKMKDAIVDYFQNKYGTRPSIETKSPDIKFHLHIDRELVTISLDSSGDALFKRGYRREQGEAPINEVLASGMLQLAGWDGKGNFLDPMCGSGTLLIEAAMIAMDLPAQLYRRRFAFQNWKNYDEDLFATIKQHRVDRIREFHGKIVGYDIDGRMLDAARTNIESAEMEEVIEVRRENFFDTKKDLFPLLMVFNPPYDERISINDDDFYKKIGDTFKTSYPNTLAWLISSDLDAPKKIGLRPSRKIKLFNGKLETRFLQYEMYEGTKKLHKLENKEE, encoded by the coding sequence ATGGATACAGAAAATATTAAGATTCAGATAAAAACATTCTTCGGATTGGAAACTGTTTTAGGGGAAGAAATCAAAAAATTAGGCGGAAGAAACGTTGAACTTAAAAATCGTGCAGTAAATTGCGAAGGAGATTTGGGTTTTCTTTATAAGATAAATTACTCAGCAAGAACAGCTTTGAAAATTCTTGTGCCGATTGACGAATTTAAAGCTTACAATGAAACGAAATACTACGACAGACTTTTCAAATTTGAGTGGGATCAGTTTATGGATGTCAATCAGACTTTTGCCATAGATTCTACTGTAAACTCTGAAAGATTCAGCCATTCGCAGTTCATGACTTTCAAAATGAAAGATGCGATTGTAGATTATTTCCAAAATAAGTACGGAACAAGACCGAGCATTGAAACAAAGTCTCCGGATATAAAATTCCACCTTCATATTGACAGAGAATTGGTGACGATTTCTTTGGATTCTTCGGGTGATGCTTTATTTAAAAGAGGTTACAGAAGAGAGCAGGGTGAAGCACCAATCAATGAAGTTTTGGCAAGCGGAATGCTGCAATTGGCTGGTTGGGACGGAAAAGGTAATTTTCTTGACCCGATGTGCGGTTCGGGTACACTTCTGATTGAAGCTGCGATGATTGCTATGGATTTGCCGGCACAACTTTACAGAAGAAGATTTGCTTTCCAAAACTGGAAGAACTATGATGAAGATTTGTTTGCAACAATAAAGCAACACAGAGTAGACAGAATCAGAGAATTCCACGGAAAAATTGTGGGTTATGACATTGACGGAAGAATGCTGGATGCTGCCAGAACGAATATAGAATCTGCCGAAATGGAAGAGGTGATCGAAGTAAGAAGAGAAAATTTCTTTGACACGAAAAAAGATCTTTTCCCATTATTAATGGTCTTCAATCCGCCTTATGATGAGAGAATTTCGATAAATGACGATGACTTTTACAAGAAAATCGGAGATACTTTCAAAACCAGTTATCCGAATACTTTGGCGTGGCTGATTTCATCTGATTTGGATGCTCCAAAGAAAATTGGACTTCGACCTTCAAGAAAAATCAAACTCTTCAACGGAAAACTGGAAACCAGATTTTTGCAGTACGAAATGTATGAGGGAACGAAGAAGTTGCATAAACTGGAGAATAAGGAAGAATAG